One stretch of Miscanthus floridulus cultivar M001 chromosome 18, ASM1932011v1, whole genome shotgun sequence DNA includes these proteins:
- the LOC136519940 gene encoding probable peroxygenase 5, producing the protein MAAKPAETTPGSNSSSSFMADVYKGELTPLQRHVAFFDRNNDGIIYPSETYQGFRAIGAGVPLSAFSSVFINGLLGPKTVPENEKAPAFKLPIYVKNIQKGKHGSDSGVYDASGRFVPEKFEEIFKKHAHTRTDALTGKELKELLKANREPNDFKGWLGGFTEWKVLYSLCKDEKGFLHKDTVRAVYDGSLFEKLEHERKSKKESTKKK; encoded by the exons ATGGCCGCCAAACCTGCAGAGACGACACCTG GGAGCAACTCCTCCTCGTCGTTCATGGCGGACGTGTACAAAGGCGAGCTGACGCCGTTGCAGAGGCACGTCGCCTTTTTCGACAGGAACAATGACGGCATCATCTATCCCTCCGAGACATACCAAG GGTTCCGCGCCATCGGGGCCGGCGTCCCCTTGTCTGCCTTCAGCTCCGTCTTCATCAACGGCCTCCTTGGACCCAAGACCGTACCG GAGAACGAGAAAGCACCAGCTTTCAAGCTCCCCATCTACGTGAAGAACATCCAAAAGGGAAAGCACGGAAGTGATTCGGGCGTGTACGATGCCAGTGGAAG GTTCGTTCCTGAAAAATTTGAGGAGATCTTCAAGAAGCATGCCCACACCAGGACTGATGCCCTGACGGGCAAAGAGCTGAAGGAGCTGCTCAAAGCAAACAGGGAGCCTAATGACTTCAAAGGATG GCTTGGTGGTTTCACAGAGTGGAAGGTGCTCTACTCCCTCTGCAAAGATGAGAAAGGGTTTCTTCACAAGGACACTGTCAGGGCTGTCTACGATGGCAGCTTGTTTGAAAAGTTGGAACACGAGAGGAAGTCTAAGAAGGAGTCTACTAAGAAGAAATGA